The Stigmatella aurantiaca DW4/3-1 genome contains the following window.
GGTGCAGATTCACTCGCCCCCCTTGCGAGAGCGGCGCGAGGACTTGCCGGACCTCATCGACACCTTCCTGAAGGAGGCCTGCGCCCGCAACGGGCGCAAGCCGCTGCGGCTCTCCCCGGAGGCGCTCACGGTCATGGCCTCCTATGCCTATCCGGGCAATGTGCGCGAGCTGCGCAACCTGGTGGAGCGGCTGGCCATCCTCTGCGAGGGCCCCACCGTCTCCGGCGCGGAGGCCCTGGAGCTCCTGCCCCGGTCCCAGGGGCTCGCCGGGCCCCCAGCCGGAGGGGTGGTGAGTGCCCCGGCGGTGCCCACCGCGGCCCCGCCCGCCCTTGCCGTCTCCGAGCCCCCCGGTTCCAAGCCCGCCGAGCCCGTTGCCCCCTCGGGCTTCCGGCCCCGGGCAGACCGCACCTTCCGGGAGCAGGTGGAGGACGCGGAGCGAGAGATCATCCTCCACGCGCTCGCGCACACGCAGGAGAACGTCACCGAGGCCGCGCGATTGCTGGACCTGGAGCGCGGCCACTTCTACAAGAAGATGAAGGCGCTGGGCTTGCGGCGAAGTGCCGCGGACAAGGAGCCCACGTCCAACCCCAGCGGCGACTGAAACCCGCGGGGGCCACGAGGAGACACGGAATGCAGGGTCAGCGAGGGGTTGTGGGGTGGACGCTCGTGCGGATCGTCTTCGGGCTGTCGCTCGCGCTGGGGCACGGGCTGCCAAAGGTGACGGGCAACATGGCGGGCTTCGCCGAGGGGGTGGCAAAGCTGGGCTTCCCCTTCCCGCTCGTCTTCGCCTGGGCCGCGGCGCTCTCGGAGTTGCTGGGCGGATTGCTGGTCGCGGTGGGGCTCTTCACGCGGCCCGCGGCCACCCTGGGGGCCTTCACCCTGGCGGTCGCGCTCTACCGCCACCGCGTGGACCCCTTTGGCACGATGGAGAAGGCCCTGCTCTTCTTCTCGGTGATGGTGGCCGTGGTGCTGGCCGGTCCCGGGCCCTGGAGCCTGGACGCCAAGGTGCGCCGGCGGCTCTGAGCCCGCCTCAGGCCGCCGCGGCTCTCTCCAGGCAGGCAGGCACATCCTGGGTGGGCGAGTTCACCAGGCGAGAGACTTCGTAAGCCTCCAGGCTGTCCTCCTCGAAGGGCACGAGCAGGGGCTGGAGG
Protein-coding sequences here:
- a CDS encoding DoxX family protein, giving the protein MQGQRGVVGWTLVRIVFGLSLALGHGLPKVTGNMAGFAEGVAKLGFPFPLVFAWAAALSELLGGLLVAVGLFTRPAATLGAFTLAVALYRHRVDPFGTMEKALLFFSVMVAVVLAGPGPWSLDAKVRRRL